GGTATGCCGTTACTTTACAGAAATTATCCAGTTTTGAAGGAACAATTTTGTTCCATATATAGTCTGGTGGCAATAGCGAAGAGGTCACACCCGTTCCCATCCCGAACACGGCCGTTAAGCTCTTCAGCGCCGATGGTAGTTGGGGGTTTCCCCCTGTGAGAGCAGGACGCCGCCAGGCAAGAAGTGAGGACAGCGAAAGCTGTCCTTTTTTGTGTTTTGTATAGGAATTGGTTTGCTGCTCCTTATTTTAAAACTTAAAAACCAAACAATTCCATTAATCTGTATAATCCTTCTTTTAAAGGTTTTATCTATATGACCAATCCTAGGAAGTGTCGTAATTTTATCATAATTTATATTTGTGATTTCGGAAACCAGTGTGTACGGTCTGTTATACTGTTTAGGCAGATGTTATTTTCTTTAAAATATAATTGGGCAATGAGGTGGACCAAAGTGTCAGAGCATGCAACACTGCTGTAGGATTACCTGTGGAATGTAAGGGTAATACTATTGTTATCGAAACTTTTATATAACAAATTGTGTTTTAGAAAGGGGAGAGATGGATGGAGTCAATCTGGCTAGAGTATGCTTGGGCATTGTTAATCCTGATTGGATTAGAAGGATTGTTATCGGCTGATAATGCCCTTGTACTAGCGGTTATAGCCAAGCATTTGCCTGAAGATCAGAAAAAAAAGGCTATAAGTTACGGAATTATCATGGCTTTCTTTTTCCGATTTGCTGCACTTTTTGCCATTTCTTTTATCGCAAACGTCTGGCAGGTACAAGCGATAGGAGCAGCTTATCTTCTTTACTTGGGCTTAAAGCATGTAATTCAGGCCCGGTTCGGGAAGAAAAATGAGAATATTCGTGAGGAAGTTAAAGAGGAAGCCGCAGGGAAAGGTTTCTGGCCTACTGTTGGGAAGATTGGTTTAGCCGATCTCGCTTTTGCCATTGACTCGATTCTAGCTGCGGTTGCTCTAGCCCTTGGCCTTCCGGATTCGCCGCTCGGTGAATTCGGCGGTATGGATGGAGGTAAGTTTATTGTTGTTCTTCTTGGAGGGATTGCGGGCCTTATTTTGATTAAGTATGCAGCAACCTGGTTTGTGCGGCTTCTCGATCAACGTCCGGCATTAGAAACAACTGCCTATGCAATTGTTGCCTGGGTTGGTGTCAAGCTTGCTGTCATTACTCTTGCCCATGAGGATATTGGTGTCTTAGAGCATGATTTTCCACACAGTACCGCTTGGACTCTGATCTTCTATGGAGTATTAGTTGGTATTGCTCTGCTTGGCTGGTTTGCACCGGCCAATAAGTCATTAGAAAAAGAGGATCTATAAAAGATAAAAAAGATTCGGTAAAAGTGAGTATAAGAACAGACGGGACTTTTATGAGGAATGAATAGCTTGCTATTCATTAATATCCATGTATTATAAAGCTTGGCTTTCTAATACATGATGGGATATTATGTTGCGTTCGGAACAACCCAATAAAACAAGCGCTATCCTTTGAAAGACAAGGAACGGCGCTTGTTTTATTTAGGAAGAAGAAATTTCAACGCTACATATTGAATAGTATATTCACGTTGAACGCGACATAACGAATAAAATAGGAGGGTCTTCTTTGGCAGCAAAGCAAGGACAAAATACGGTTGATCCGATTCGAGACCCAGAACAAATCCGGGCGATGAAAGAATATCTGCGAGTTAAAGAAAAAAAAACAGGGAAAATCCTGTTGTGTTAATGGATGTTCCAAAAATCAAGTCTGCACAGGATGTGGCAGAGCTTGCTGCGGAAATTGAGCGCATGGAGTCGTCATTAAAGATGCTGAAATCAGAGCTAAAAAGGTTTGTAGACCATAACGGTGCGATTGAAACAGCAGACAAAGTGTGGACGTACAATGTGGCGGTCTCTTGGGAGTTCCATGAGTCTAGCCTGAGAAGTATGGAAGACCAACTGGCAGTTGAAGGTATAAATCCTTGGAAAGTCACGATGATTTCCGCGGCAAACCTGAAAAAATCGGCTGGGGTAAAGAGGTGCTGCGCCAATTTGGACAAAAAAAGAGAAGAAACGCTTTTCGTCTCAAAACAGATAAATAGAGGTAAGTGATAGTGTAGCATATCCAAAATAAGCCCCTCTACGATAATCTTATATAACTAACTATTATTTATTATAACAAACTTTGTTTAGCTACTAGACAAACAAAGTTACCCCTGCTATACTCAATTCCAAGATTAAGAGTATTCAAATTCTTATCTGATAAAAAAAGGGGGGCAAGCAGATGAATAAATGTAAGGGATTTCTAAACGTTTTAATGGTATCGTTACTGGTATTTATTCTGGCAGCCTGTGGGCAAGATGCAGGAAAAGATGTAAGCGGTAGCAATTCAGAGCAAGTTGAAAAGAAGATTAGAATAGGTCTTTCTGTATCTGACTTATCTTTAGAAAGGTGGCAACATGACAGAGATATATTTGTTAAGAAGGCAGAGGAACTTGGCAGTGAAGTCTTAGTTCAATCGGCAGATGGTGATGAAGCAAAACAATTGTCACAAATTCAAAATATGCTTTCACAGGGAATTGATATACTTGTTATTATTCCTATAAACTCTGATTCTTTAACACCAGTTGTCGATCAAGCAAAAGCTGAAGGTATTCCAGTATTAGCATACGATCGCTTAATTAATAATTCAGAAATAGATGCATATGTTTCCTTCGATAATATACGCGTTGGAGAAATGCAGGCAGAATACTTGGTAAACAAAGTTCCCAAAGGTAAATACTTTTTAATGGGTGGATCACCGACGGATAACAATGCAAAGATGTTTAGGGAAGGACAAATGAACATTATCCAGCCTCTGGTAGATAAAGGTGACATTGAAATTGTAGGGGATCAATGGGCAAAGAACTGGGAAGCAAACGAGGCACTCAAAATAATGGAGAATGCGCTTACAGCTAATAAAAACCAAATTGATGCTGTTGTTGCTTCTAATGACAATACGGCTGGAGGCGCCATTCAAGCATTGTCAGGTCAAAATTTAGATGGAAAAGTCGCGGTTTCTGGACAAGATGCTGACATTACAGGTGTCCAACGTATTGCAGAAGGTACGCAATCAATGACAGTTTATAAGCCAATTAAAACTATTGCAGAAATGAGCGCAGAAGTCGCGGTTAAACTTGCGAAGGGTGAGAGTGTTCAAGCTGAGGGTTCTGTTAATAATGGAAAAATGGATGTGCCATTCATCAAACTAGATCCAATTATGGTAGGTAAAGAAAATATTGTTGACACTATTATAAAAGATGGTTTCCATTCCTATGATGAGATTTACAAAAATGTCCCTGAGAATGAGCGTCCACCGCGTCCATAAAAATGAGAATTGAACAGGGTTAGGGGGGGAAGCCCCCCTATTCTTAATAAGATAAGGAGGCCATCAACATGGATACTTTCGCACTTCAAATGAAGGGTATTACAAAAACCTTTCCTGGTGTAAAAGCATTAGATAACGTGACTTTTTCTGTACGCAAAGGGGAAATCCATGCATTGTGTGGTGAAAACGGGGCTGGGAAATCAACGTTAATGAAAATTTTAAGTGGTGTATATCCAGTAGGTACATACAGTGGCCAGATCTTAATTAACGGAGAGGCCGCGTCCTTTAAATCTATAAAAGAATCGAGACAAGCCGGCGTATCCATTATTTATCAAGAACTTGCACTTGTGGAGGAAATGACAGTTGCGGAAAACCTCTTTCTTAGTCATGACCTTATGAGACAAAAAGTGATCAATTGGAACAAGATAAATGCGGAAGCACAGAAGTGGCTTAGCAACATTGGATTAAATATTGATCCGCAAACAAAGGTTGGTGATTTAACAGTCGGAAAACAACAGTTAATCGAGATTGCAAAGGCTCTCACTAATAAAACAGATATTTTAATTTTAGATGAACCCACTGCTGCATTAACAGAGAGTGATGTTGAGATCTTAATAGGGCTCTTAAAAGATTTGAGGTCAAAAGGTGTTACGTGTATTTATATCTCTCACAAACTTGGAGAAGTCATGACACTAGCTGATACCGTAACGATCTTGCGTGACGGGCAAACAATCAGCACGGATTCAATTAAAGAGCTTTCAGAGGATAAAATAGTAACAAAAATGGTTGGAAGGGAACTGACGGAGCTTTTCCCTTATAAGGCTCGGCCGATAGGGGAACCAATCTTACAAGTAGAGAACTATTCTTCTTTTGAAGCACATAGCGGAAAATCAATCATAAAAAATGTGTCCTTTACATTGAAAAAAGGAGAAATTCTCGGGTTTTCTGGTTTGATGGGTGCTGGAAGGAGTGAACTATTCACCAGCCTGTTTGGAGGGCTTAAAGAGAAAAAGCAAGGCAAAGTGATTATTGACGGAAAAGAAACAAATATTCAAAAGCCGGCCGATGCCATTCAGGAAGGCTTAGCCTATGTTTCAGAAGATCGAAAAAGATACGGTCTTATCCTGGGGATGGACATTGCAAAAAACTCGACACTTGTTGCGTTAAACAAAGTCATGAAATTCAACATTATTGACGATGCGCTTGAAGTAAAGCGTGCAGATGAAATTACAAGAAAAATGAAATTAAAGGCTCCTAGTCTTGAAACCAAGGTTGGCCAGTTGAGTGGAGGTAACCAGCAAAAGGTTGTCCTCAGCAAATGGATATTAAATAACCCCAAAGTCCTTATTTTAGATGAACCAACAAGGGGCATTGACGTAGGCGCAAAATATGAAATCTATAAAATTATTAATGAACTTGCAGAGCAAGGGGTTGGAATTGTCATTATATCCTCTGAATTGCCAGAAGTTCTTGGAATGTCAGACCGAATATTAGTCATGACAGAAGGAAGTATTAGTGGTGAATTTACAAGGAAAGAAGCCACACAGGAAAAAATAATGGCATGTGCCACAGGAGGGAAGATTCGTGAACAATCCATTGCCTACTAATACGAATGTAATTCCAAAAGAAAATAAAAAACTGAGTTTTAAACTTGATTTTCAAGCTTATACATTGATCATTGCACTCGTTTTAATTGCACTCATTTTTGGATTTTTCACAAATGGTGAATTTTTATCCTCTCGTAATCTATCAAATTTGTTCACACAGATGTCTGTTGTCGCCGTCCTTGCAATTGGAATGACTCTTGTTATTGTCGCCGGACATATTGATTTATCTATTGGATCTTTAGTGGGTTTAACTGGTGGAATCGCAGCAATTCTCCAAGTTTGGTTTGGAATGAATACGGTTGTTGTTGTCATTACTGCCATTGCAGTTGGTGCTCTTATAGGGTTATGTCAAGGCTGGTGGGTTGCCTATCGTGCTGTACCCGCTTTTATTGTGACGCTGGGTGGTATGTTGATTTTCCGTGGAATTTTAATTGGAATTAGTGAAGGACAGACAATTGCTCCGTTAAATGACAGCTTTAAACTCATTGGAAACAGTTACTTACCATACAGTATAGGCTATATGATTGCCGCTGTCAGTGTTGTCCTTCTCTTTGTGTCAACTGCACGTAGGAGAGCGAAACGCCAAAGCATGGGCTTAGCTGTTCCATCTACTTTTGTTGATTATGGTAGAGTTGCAGTTTATTCCTTTTTCGCTCTATTAATTACTTATATGCTAAATCGTTATTTGGGAATTCCTATTTCAATGTTGATTGCTGTTTCATTTGCTGGATTGTTCCTTTTTGTATCTCTGAAAACGTCTTTCGGACGATATGTATATGCGATCGGCGGTAATGCTGAAGCTGCAGCGCTCTCAGGAATTAACATTAAACGAAATGTATTGTACGTCTTTATCTTAATGGGCGCACTAGCAGGAGTAGCAGGAGTGCTTTTAACAAGCAGATTAAATGCGGCAACGGTGAGTGCCGGTAACATGCTTGAATTAGATGTAATTGCCGCCTGTGTAATCGGTGGAACAAGTTTAATGGGTGGAAAAGGGAAAATTATGGGTGCGATTATTGGTGCACTTATCATGGCCAGTATTGATAACGGAATGAGCATGATGAATATTGAAACGTTTTGGCAATACATCGTTAAAGGCTCTATTTTGATTTTTGCTGTTTGGCTTGACATTTCAAGCAAAAAATAATTATGGTAAATTTTAAAAACTATCAGCTGCTATTACTAGCAATATTTCATTCATATTAATAATCAAGCCTAGCATGAAAAAATAAAAAAGCCTAAGTGATTGGTCAGATAATGTACCAAAGATTTGGCTTCACTGACAATGAGCAGCTTGCCGCTGCTTCTTGTTTATTTCTTCGCGAAAGAGAAAATTGTAAAAGGTGTGGCTGCAGGTTCTGTAAAAGGATAATATTGATTTCATTTGAGAAAGAAGGAAAAGAAATGAAAAAAGTACGTGTAGGGTTAATTGGGTGCGGATTTATCAGCGGCATTTACCTTGAAAATGCAAAAAAGTTTAATTTTTATGATATCACAGCATGTGCGGATTTGGATTTAAGCCGGGCGAAAGCAACGGCTGAAAAGCATAATATTGAAAAAGCCTATTTGCCGGAAGAATTGATCCAAGACCCGGAGATCGATCTTGTTCTAAACTTAACGATTCCGGCTGCCCATGCCGATATTGCTGTTCAGGCATTAAAAGCCGGCAAGCATGTATACAGTGAAAAACCGCTTGCTGTAACACGTGAAGAAGGACAAGCCATTCAGGAAGCGGCAAAAGAAAGCGGCTGCTACGTCGGGAATGCGCCGGATACGTTTTTAGGCGGAGGCATTCAAACAGCGCGCAAGTTAATCGAAGACGGCTGGATCGGGCGTCCTGTATCCGCAACAGCTTTTATGATGAACCATGGCCATGAGCATTGGCATCCAGATCCAGGCTTTTACTATCAAAAAGGCGGCGGCCCGATGTTTGATATGGGACCGTACTATATTACAGCGCTTATTTCCATGATGGGCCCTGTAAAGCGGGTGACAGGTGCTGCAAGCGTAACATTCCCAGAACGGACCATTTTAAGCGAGCCAAAGTACGGAGAGAAAATCCAAGTCAATACGCCGACGCAGATTAACGGTATTATGGAATTCCATCAAGGAGCCGTCGCCTCGATTATTACAAGCTTTGATACGTGGCATCATAGTCTGCCGTACATTGAGGTGTACGGAGAGGAGGGTAGTCTTGTGGTACCAGATCCGAATACATTTGGCGGCCCTGTACGGGTGCGCCGAAAAGGACAGGAACAATGGTCGGATATTCCGCTGACACATGGTTTTTCAGAAAACAGCCGAGGCATTGGCCTTGCGGAAATGGCGTATGCCATTTTAGAAGGCCGCTCACCAAGAGCAAGCGGCGACCTTGCGTACCATGTACTTGACATTATGCATGGGTTTCATGATGCTGCCGAACAAGGAAAGCATTATGAATTGAGCAGTACATGTGACCAGCCGGCTACGCTTCCAACAGGCATTGACCAGGATAATTTCCACGATCTCATGTCAGGAAAATAAGGAGGAGTCGCTATGCAGTCAGCCGTATTGCAGAAACTAAAAGAAATTGATGTGCAGGAACAGAGCATTCAGGTTCCTGCTGACAATGAAGTCTTGATTAAAGTCAAAGCAGTTGGTTTGTGCGGATCGGATATTCATTATTACGAGCATGGAAAAATCGGCGACTTTATTGTAGAAAAGCCAATTATTTTAGGTCATGAAGTATCAGGAGAAATTATAGATCTTGGAAAAGGTGTTCAAGACTTTGAAAAAGGCCAGCGTGTTGCCATTGAACCTGGTAAAACATGCGGCACATGCGTTCATTGCCAGAGCGGGCGCTACAATTTATGCAAGGAAGTGGAGTTTTTAGCAACGCCCCCGTATGACGGTGCTTTCTGCCAGTACATTGTGATGCGCAGCGACCTTGTGTTTCCAATCCCAGATGGTATGAGTGACGAAACGGGTGCATTAATTGAACCGTTTTCTGTCGGCCTTCATGCCTGCAGCCGGGGAGATGTAAAAGACGGTGATACGGTGCTTATTTTAGGCATGGGCCCTATTGGCTTGCTGACGGCTGCAGCAGCAAAAATGAGCGGCGCTGGACTAATTATTGGCGTTGATTTGGAACAGGCACGTCTGGATAAAGCAAAAGAGCTAGGTGCAGATGAGGTGATTAATGTAAAAACCGAATCGTTTGAGGAAAAGATCTCGGAGTATACAAATGGACTCGGCGTGGATGTGGCGATTGAAACAGCCGGGAGCCCGGCAGCGTTAAAGAACATGATTTCAGCAGTACGTCGTGGCGGCAAAGCGGTGATTGTTGGGATGTCTTCCGAAGATGAAGCATCGCTTAACATTGCCCAGATAATTAACAAAGAAATTGATATAAGAGGGGTGTTTCGCTACCACCATACATACCCAAAAGCGATTCAGCTGTTATCAGAAAGCAAGATTGATATTGAGAAAATTATAACAGATTATTACGATTCGCTTCATGATGTAGAGGCAGCATTTGAAAAAGCTATTCAAGATAAGAAAAACACACTGAAAATTATGATTTATCCGAACGGACGTTAATAAAAAGAAGGAGGGTATTCATCAATGAAAGAAGTTCGCATTGGCATGGTCGGTTATAAGTTTATGGGAAAAGCACATAGTCACGCATACCGTGATTTGCCGATGTTTTTCCCCGATCAGCCACGACCAGTAATGAAAGTGATTTGTGGAAGAAATGCAGAGAATGTTCAAAAAGCCGCTAAGCAGTTTGGATGGGAACAGAGCAGTACGGATTGGCGGGAATTAATGGATAACCCGGATATTGACTTGATTGACATTAATGCACCAAGTGATGCCCATAAAGAAATTGCGCTGGCAGCTGCAGCAGCTGGAAAACACATTTTTTGTGAAAAACCACTGGCATTGACATTAAAGGATTCCCGTGAAATTTTAGAAGCGGCAGAAAAAGCAGGAGTTAAGCACATGATCGGTTTCAACTACCGATTCGCACCTGCCGTTCTTCTCGCGAAAAAGTTGGTTGAAGAAGGCCGGCTCGGCGACATTCATCATTTCCGTGCCTGGTTTTTGCAGGACTGGCTTGTTGATCCGGAATTTCCCTTAACCTGGCGCCTGCAGAAAGAAATTGCTGGATCAGGTTCACATGGAGATTTAGGCGCGCATTTAATTGACTTGGCTCATTTCCTTGTCGGCGGCATCTCAGAAGTCATCGGGATGAGTGAGACATTCGTGAAAGAGCGGCCTGTTCCAGACAATATGACAGGCTTAAGCGCCCAGGCAAGCAAAGATTCACCAACAGAAAAAGTAACGGTTGATGACGCCACGCTGTTTATGGCCCGATTTGAAAATGGTGCGCTCGGAAGCTTTGAAGCAACACGCTATGCATCTGGCCACCGGTGTACAAATTCATTTGAAATTAACGGCAGCAAAGGCAGCGTGAAATTTGACTTTGAACGGATGAATGAACTGCAGGTATACTTCACGGACGACGCTGGTGATGTGCAAGGATTCCGCCGTGTGCTGGCCACCGATCCTGCCCATGCTTATGCAGATGCATGGTGGCCGCCTGGACATACAATCGGCTATGAACATACATTTATTCATGAAGTAGTGGAGCTGATGCAGTCCTTTAAAGAAGATCGCCAGCCGATTCCTGATTTTACAGCTGGTGTAAAGTGCCAGCAAGTACTGGAAGCGGTAGATTTGTCTATTGAAGAACGCCGCTGGATCAAGCCGAGCGATTTGTAAAGACAAAGACAGAAGGAGCTAATAATATGAAGAAAAAAGCGCTAATCGTATGGGGAGGCTGGGACGGGCACGAGCCGGACCAGGTTGCCGAGATTTTTGAAGGCATATTAGAAGACGAAAATTTCGAGGTGGACGTATCAGATACGCTTGAATCCTATGCCGATCTGGAAAAGCTGAAGTCACTAGACTTAATTGTACCACACTGGACAATGGGTGAAATCAGCAAAAAATATGTGCTGAATATTTCGGCAGCGGTTATGAGCGGTGTTGGCATTGCTGGCTGCCATGGTGGAATGTGCGATTCATTCCGCAACAACGTTGACTGGCAGTTTATGACCGGAGGGAATTGGGTAGCACATCCAGGAAATGACGGGGTAGAATACATGGTGAATATTAAGCATTCATCGAGTCCGCTATTAGAAGGGTTTAACGATTTTAAAGTCGTTTCAGAACAGTATTACCTTCATGTAGACCCGGCTGTGGAAGTATTGGCCACAACGAGATTCCCAGTTGTCGACGGGCCACATAAAGCAAATGGAGCAGTTGATATGCCGGTTGTCTGGACAAAACGCTGGGGACTTGGCCACGTGTTTTACAATGCACTTGGCCATAAAGCAGATATCGTAGCGATGCCAGAAGTTTCATCCATTATGCGACGAGGCTTTTTATGGGCTGCTGAAGGAAAAGAACTTTACGGCCGTTCGGATGCACCGACATATGGAACATATGGGAATGGTAAAAATAAAGTATATACAGGCATGGGTGATAGCGAATAATAGTTAAAGACTGGTATCATTCACTCTATTAATTGGGGGATGATATATGGAGTTCTAAGAATGGTTGTTTATTAAGATGAACGTATACGTTCTATGTTCTTCCTACCTGTAAAATATATTCTAAAAACGGCTTTTATGAAAAAGGATGGTCTTTTCCCATCCTTTTTCTTTATTATTATAGCTAAAACAACCTCAGATACTTTTAGTTAAGACACATGGGGAAATATAGAATCCAGCATTCTATATCCTTTTCCTAGATATTGTGTCAAAAAGATAATCACAAAATCTATAATAAATAAGTTGCGGACTTCGTTAGGTAGTCAGCCCATTAATAAAACGTCCAATCATCATTGAACATGCACCGAGCGCAGGCGCATTTTTGCCAAGGGAAGAAGGCAAGAAGGCACATTCCGCCTCAAACCGGATGTTCATTCGGGACGAAAGTGTGTTTTTGACAGCGTTTAGCACGAAAGGGTTTGACTCAATAAGTGGATTTCGTAAAATAATAGCTTCCGGATCAAATGTATTGGTAATGTTGACAAGGCCGATCCCTAGGTAATGGCCGAAATTTTCAAGTGCGGTGAACAGCTCGACATCATTTTGCTTGTAGCGTGCCTCTATCTCTGCATCATTCCATGCAGCAGGCAGGGACTGGCGGAACGCTTTTTCAGAAGCGTACAGCTCCCAGCAGCCGCGGTTTCCACAATTGCATTTTGGGCCGTTAAAATCAATCGTCATATGGCCCATTTCGCCAGAAAAGCCATGTATGCCCTTGTACAGTTCATTGTCTAAGACAAGACCGAGACCAATCCCAGTGCTGACACTGACATAAATAAAATTATTGTATGCTTTTGCAGCTCCATATATATTTTCTCCATAGGCACCGGCATTTGCTTCATTTTCAATCGTAACTGGTACTTGGAAGGCGTCTTCAACTATTTTTTTTAATTCAATGTTGTCCCAGTGCGAGTTTGGTGTTAAAACAATTTGTTCGGAGCGATTCACCAGACCGGGAACACAAATGCCAATTCCAATAAGTCCGTACGGAGAACCGGGCATTTTATCGATCACTTGCTGAATGGTTTTTAAGAGCAGCTCAATTGTTTCATCTGGAGAAGACTGGTTTAAGTCAAAATAATGCTCGCTCACAATCGATCCATCCAAATCCGTTAAAAGAACGATCATATCGCCCACACCAATATCTACACCGATGGCATATCCCGCTTGTTTGTTAAACATAAGCATCACAGGCCGGCGTCCGCCGCTTGACTGACCCTGTCCGATTTCAAAAATGAATTTCTCATCAACCAGCTCTTGAATTTGAGCGGAAACCGTGGATTTGTTTAACCCGGTTGTTTTGGACAAATTAGCGCGTGAGATAGGAGAGTGGTGAATGACTTCCTGCAAAAGCCGCCGTTTATTCATTTTTTTTACTAAGTTTTGATCTGCTATCATTATTCTTATCACTCACTTTGTTGTTTATTTAAATAAAGTTTAAGTTAATTATAACAAAAAGCTTGAAAAATGAAAGCGGATTCTGTAATATATGAGTTAAGTTAGTTTATCCATTAAACAAACATGAGGGGGAAAAGAAATGACATACTTTGAAAACGTAAACAAGATTCAATTTGAAGGGGCCAGTTCTAAAAATCCGTTTGCCTTTAAGCATTACAATCCAGAAGAAGTTGTAGGCGGCAAAACAATGGAGGAACAGCTTCGTTTTTCTATTGCTTACTGGCACACTTTCACAGCAGACGGCAGCGATCCATTTGGTGCCGGCACGATGCAGCGCCCATGGAATAAATATTCCGCTATGGATCTCGCCAAAGCGCGTGTTGAGGCGTCATTTGAATTATATGAAAAACTAGGTGCACCTTATTTTGCATTTCATGATCGGGATATTGCTCCTGAAGGCAGCAACTTAAAAGAAACCAATGAAAACCTGGATGTTATTGTTTCGATGATCCAGGATTACATGAAAACGAGCAATGTGAAGCTCCTTTGGAACACAGCCAACATGTTTACTAATCCGCGCTTTGTTCACGGGGCGGCGACAAGCAGCAATGCGGATGTTTTCGCTTATGCAGCAGCGCAGGTGAAAAAGGGATTGGAAACAGCGAAACTCCTTGGTGCTGAAAACTATGTGTTCTGGGGCGGCCGTGAAGGGTACGACACATTGTTAAACACGGACTTGAAACTGGAGCTTGATAACCTGGCGCGCTTTTTCCATATGGCGGTCGACTATGCAAAAGAAATCGGTTACGACGGCCAATTTTTAATTGAGCCGAAGCCAAAAGAGCCGACAACACATCAGTATGATACGGATGCGGCGACAACATTGTCATTCCTGCGCCAATATGGACTCGACAGCCATTTTAAATTAAATCTGGAAGCAAACCACGCAACGCTTGCCGGACATACATTTGAGCATGAGCTTCGAACAGCCCGCATTAATGGCATGCTTGGTTCGGTTGATGCGAATCAGGGTGACCCGCTTATCGGCTGGGATACAGATGAATTTCCAACGGATCTGTATTCTACCACACTCGCGATGTACGAAATTTTGCAAAATGGCGGACTTGGCAGAGGCGGTTTGAATTTCGATGCGAAAGTGCGCCGCGCTTCTTTTGAAGCAGACGACTTATTCTTGTCGCACATTGCCGGCATGGATGCATTCGCCATCGGTTTAAAAACAGCGCAACGATTAATTGAAGACAAAGCGTTTGAAAACGTGATCGCGGATCGTTACAGCAGCTATACAACGGGCATTGGCCTTGAAATTGTAGAAGGACGCGCTGATTTCCACTCGCTTGAAAAATATGCACTTGAGAAC
The genomic region above belongs to Domibacillus sp. DTU_2020_1001157_1_SI_ALB_TIR_016 and contains:
- a CDS encoding TerC family protein; protein product: MESIWLEYAWALLILIGLEGLLSADNALVLAVIAKHLPEDQKKKAISYGIIMAFFFRFAALFAISFIANVWQVQAIGAAYLLYLGLKHVIQARFGKKNENIREEVKEEAAGKGFWPTVGKIGLADLAFAIDSILAAVALALGLPDSPLGEFGGMDGGKFIVVLLGGIAGLILIKYAATWFVRLLDQRPALETTAYAIVAWVGVKLAVITLAHEDIGVLEHDFPHSTAWTLIFYGVLVGIALLGWFAPANKSLEKEDL
- the xylF gene encoding D-xylose ABC transporter substrate-binding protein, with amino-acid sequence MNKCKGFLNVLMVSLLVFILAACGQDAGKDVSGSNSEQVEKKIRIGLSVSDLSLERWQHDRDIFVKKAEELGSEVLVQSADGDEAKQLSQIQNMLSQGIDILVIIPINSDSLTPVVDQAKAEGIPVLAYDRLINNSEIDAYVSFDNIRVGEMQAEYLVNKVPKGKYFLMGGSPTDNNAKMFREGQMNIIQPLVDKGDIEIVGDQWAKNWEANEALKIMENALTANKNQIDAVVASNDNTAGGAIQALSGQNLDGKVAVSGQDADITGVQRIAEGTQSMTVYKPIKTIAEMSAEVAVKLAKGESVQAEGSVNNGKMDVPFIKLDPIMVGKENIVDTIIKDGFHSYDEIYKNVPENERPPRP
- a CDS encoding xylose ABC transporter ATP-binding protein; the encoded protein is MDTFALQMKGITKTFPGVKALDNVTFSVRKGEIHALCGENGAGKSTLMKILSGVYPVGTYSGQILINGEAASFKSIKESRQAGVSIIYQELALVEEMTVAENLFLSHDLMRQKVINWNKINAEAQKWLSNIGLNIDPQTKVGDLTVGKQQLIEIAKALTNKTDILILDEPTAALTESDVEILIGLLKDLRSKGVTCIYISHKLGEVMTLADTVTILRDGQTISTDSIKELSEDKIVTKMVGRELTELFPYKARPIGEPILQVENYSSFEAHSGKSIIKNVSFTLKKGEILGFSGLMGAGRSELFTSLFGGLKEKKQGKVIIDGKETNIQKPADAIQEGLAYVSEDRKRYGLILGMDIAKNSTLVALNKVMKFNIIDDALEVKRADEITRKMKLKAPSLETKVGQLSGGNQQKVVLSKWILNNPKVLILDEPTRGIDVGAKYEIYKIINELAEQGVGIVIISSELPEVLGMSDRILVMTEGSISGEFTRKEATQEKIMACATGGKIREQSIAY
- a CDS encoding sugar ABC transporter permease — its product is MNNPLPTNTNVIPKENKKLSFKLDFQAYTLIIALVLIALIFGFFTNGEFLSSRNLSNLFTQMSVVAVLAIGMTLVIVAGHIDLSIGSLVGLTGGIAAILQVWFGMNTVVVVITAIAVGALIGLCQGWWVAYRAVPAFIVTLGGMLIFRGILIGISEGQTIAPLNDSFKLIGNSYLPYSIGYMIAAVSVVLLFVSTARRRAKRQSMGLAVPSTFVDYGRVAVYSFFALLITYMLNRYLGIPISMLIAVSFAGLFLFVSLKTSFGRYVYAIGGNAEAAALSGINIKRNVLYVFILMGALAGVAGVLLTSRLNAATVSAGNMLELDVIAACVIGGTSLMGGKGKIMGAIIGALIMASIDNGMSMMNIETFWQYIVKGSILIFAVWLDISSKK
- a CDS encoding Gfo/Idh/MocA family oxidoreductase, yielding MKKVRVGLIGCGFISGIYLENAKKFNFYDITACADLDLSRAKATAEKHNIEKAYLPEELIQDPEIDLVLNLTIPAAHADIAVQALKAGKHVYSEKPLAVTREEGQAIQEAAKESGCYVGNAPDTFLGGGIQTARKLIEDGWIGRPVSATAFMMNHGHEHWHPDPGFYYQKGGGPMFDMGPYYITALISMMGPVKRVTGAASVTFPERTILSEPKYGEKIQVNTPTQINGIMEFHQGAVASIITSFDTWHHSLPYIEVYGEEGSLVVPDPNTFGGPVRVRRKGQEQWSDIPLTHGFSENSRGIGLAEMAYAILEGRSPRASGDLAYHVLDIMHGFHDAAEQGKHYELSSTCDQPATLPTGIDQDNFHDLMSGK
- a CDS encoding NAD(P)-dependent alcohol dehydrogenase gives rise to the protein MQSAVLQKLKEIDVQEQSIQVPADNEVLIKVKAVGLCGSDIHYYEHGKIGDFIVEKPIILGHEVSGEIIDLGKGVQDFEKGQRVAIEPGKTCGTCVHCQSGRYNLCKEVEFLATPPYDGAFCQYIVMRSDLVFPIPDGMSDETGALIEPFSVGLHACSRGDVKDGDTVLILGMGPIGLLTAAAAKMSGAGLIIGVDLEQARLDKAKELGADEVINVKTESFEEKISEYTNGLGVDVAIETAGSPAALKNMISAVRRGGKAVIVGMSSEDEASLNIAQIINKEIDIRGVFRYHHTYPKAIQLLSESKIDIEKIITDYYDSLHDVEAAFEKAIQDKKNTLKIMIYPNGR